From one Humulus lupulus chromosome 8, drHumLupu1.1, whole genome shotgun sequence genomic stretch:
- the LOC133795684 gene encoding uncharacterized protein LOC133795684, with protein sequence MQTGHLSGIPETWMDTKYKEGRGWVSQVARDNYEKLLEVRQTQYTQSSTTTSNASTATTEVDDIALVETVFGRRRGHQTGLGRRIRSSAEREVTDTLQPPSPPPIAQEMRDVVQRLRIVEEYMARLGGALGSGSSQPGDGQDPTPPTQ encoded by the exons ATGCAAACTGGTCATCTCTCAGGCATTCCAGAAACTTGGATGGATACTAAATATAAAGAAGGGAGAGGTTGGGTTAGTCAAGTAGCGCGTGATAACTAT GAAAAGTTGCTGGAGGTACGTCAAACTCAGTATACACAATCTTCTACGACCACCTCCAATGCGAGTACTGCCACAACTGAGGTGGACGACATTGCCCTTGTTGAGACAGTCTTTGGACGCCGTCGGGGCCATCAGACAGGACTTGGTCGTAGGATTCGCTCGAGCGCGGAACGTGAAGTGACTGACACACTTCAACCACCGTCACCGCCCCCTATTGCACAAGAGATGCGGGATGTGGTCCAACGTCTCCGAATCGTTGAGGAGTACATGGCTAGACTTGGTGGAGCCTTAGGTTCTGGATCTTCTCAGCCAGGTGATGGTCAGGATCCGACACCTCCTACTCAATAG